From a single Notolabrus celidotus isolate fNotCel1 chromosome 7, fNotCel1.pri, whole genome shotgun sequence genomic region:
- the pcyt2 gene encoding ethanolamine-phosphate cytidylyltransferase: protein MIKNGHHATEEQRDSGRSDPGGAACSPDKRKRVVRLWCDGCYDMVHYGHSNQLRQAKGMGDYLIAGVHTDAEISKHKGPPVFTQEERYKMVRAIKWVDEIVEGAPYVTTLETLDKYNCDFCVHGDDITLTVDGKDTYAEVKREGRYRECRRTQGVSTTDLVGRMLLMTKAHHSNMDNPDYQQHTDNFGKGPKGHSPWTGVSQFLQTSQKIIQFASGKEPQSGDTIIYVAGAFDLFHIGHVDFLEMVYKQAERPYVIVGLHFDQEVNRYKGKNYPIMNIHERTLSVLACRYVSEVVIGAPYAVGKDLLDHFKVDLVCHGKTEVFPDKDSSDPYAEPKKRGVFRTIDSGNNLTTDDIVQRIIANRLQFEARNQKKEAKEMAVIEAMKRKEQQDDSEAAAEAAH from the exons TTATGACATGGTTCACTACGGTCACTCAAACCAGCTACGGCAGGCCAAAGGCATGGGAGATTACCTCATAGCGGGAGTACATACGGACG CTGAAATTTCCAAGCACAAGGGCCCCCCTGTCTTCACTCAGGAAGAACGCTACAAGATGGTGCGGGCCATCAAGTGGGTGGATGAGATAGTGGAGGGAGCGCCGTACGTCACCACGCTGGAGACTCTGGACAAATACAACTGTGACTTCTGTGTGCACGGAG ACGACATCACGCTGACAGTAGACGGTAAGGACACGTATGCGGAGGTGAAGCGGGAGGGCCGTTACCGGGAATGCAGACGCACACAGGGCGTCTCCACCACTGACCTGGTGGGACGGATGCTCCTCATGACCAAAGCTCATCACAGCAACATG GATAATCCAGACTACCAGCAGCACACAGATAACTTTGGGAAA GGTCCTAAAGGCCACAGTCCCTGGACAGGAGTGTCTCAGTTCCTCCAGACGTCTCAGAAGATCATCCAGTTCGCCTCAGGAAAGGAACCTCAGTCCGGAGACACCATAATCTACGTAGCCGGGGCATTTGATCTCTTCC ACATCGGCCATGTTGACTTCTTAGAGATGGTTTATAAGCAGGCAGAAAGACCCTACGTCATCGTAGGTCTGCACTTTGACCAG GAAGTGAATCGGTACAAGGGGAAGAATTATCCAATCATGAACATCCACGAGAGGACGCTGAGTGTCCTGGCCTGCCGG TATGTGTCAGAGGTGGTGATCGGGGCACCCTATGCAGTGGGCAAAGACCTGCTGGATCACTTTAAG GTGGACCTGGTGTGTCATGGCaagacagaagtgtttccagacaAGGACAGCTCAGACCCCTACGCT GAGCCTAAGAAGAGGGGAGTATTCAGAACCATCGACAGCGGGAATAATCTCACCACTGATGACATTGTCCAGAGAATCATTGCAAACAG GCTGCAGTTTGAGGCCAGAAACCAAAAGAAAGAGGCCAAGGAGATGGCGGTGATCGAGGCGATGAAGAGGAAAGAGCAGCAGGATGACAGCGAGGCTGCAGCAGAGGCCGCTCACTAA